The nucleotide sequence GCTGGTGTCCCAGGTCCCCAACGCGTGGATGCCCCAGCAGTTCGAGAACGAGGCCAACATCGAGGTGCACCGCCGCACCACCGCGCAGGAAATCCTCAAGGACTTCCCGGACGGGCTGGACTACCTCATCACCGGTGTGGGCACCGGCGGCCACATCACCGCGTGCGCCGAGGAACTCAAGAAGGTCTGGCCGAAGCTGAAGGTGTTCGCGGTGGAGCCGGTGAAGTCCCCCGTCATCAGCGGCGGCGCGCCGGGCCCGCACCCCATCCAGGGCATCGGCGCGGGCTTCATCCCGAAGAACCTGCACAAGGAGGCGCTCGACGGAGCGATTCAGGTGACGGAGGAGGACGCCTTCGAGTTCACCCGCCGCTCCGCGCGCGAGGAGGGCATCTTCGTGGGCATCTCCTCCGGCGCCGCGCTGGCCGCGGTGAACCAGAAGCTGGGTGAGATGTCCGACGGCAGCCGCGTGCTGTGCTTCTGCTACGACACCGGCGAGCGCTACCTCTCCATCGAGACGCTCTTCCCGGGCCAGCCGTAGCCCGTCAGCCCAGGCGCGTCCGCACCAGCTCCACCAGCCGGTCCATCTCCTCGGGCAGGTTGTAGAAGTGGGGCGACAGGCGGATGCGCCCCCGGCGCACGGACAGGGCGACGTTTCGCTCGGCGAGCCAGGCACCGAGCGGGCGCGCCTCGCCCCCGGGCGGCAGGAAGGTGAGGATGCCCGCGCGGTGCTCGGGCGAGGGCCCCACGTCGCAGCCCAGCCCCCGCAGGCCCTCCTCCACCCGCGTCAGCAGCCCGCGGATGCGCGTCTCGATGGCGCCCACGCCCACCTCCTGCAGCAGCTCCAGCGCGGCGCCCAGCGCGTAGATGCCGGTGTACGCGGCGCTGCCCTCCTCCAGCTTCCCGGCGTCCGGGCGCAGCTCGAAGTGGCTGCGGTTGAAGTTCCACGCGTCGGTGGTGCTGCGCCAGCCCACCAGCACCGGGCGCAGCCGGGGCAGCACGTCCTTCGCCACGTAGAGGAAGCCGATGCCGGCGATGCCGAGCATCCACTTGTGGCTGTCCGCGCTGAGGAAGTGGATGCGGCTCTTCTTCACGTCCACGGGCACGCAGCCCACGCTCTGGATGCCGTCCACGCAGAAGAGGACGCCCGCTCGCTCGCACAGGGCGCCGATGGCGTCCAGGTCCGCGCGGTGGCCGGTGGCGAACTGCACGGAGGACAGGGCCACCAGCCGGGTGCGCGGGGTGAGGGCCGCGGCCACGGCCTCCGGGGTAACGCCGCCGGAGGGCGACTCAATCTCTCGCACCTCCACGCCCCGGTCCTTCAGGTGCAGCCAGGGGTAGACGTTGGAGGGGTACTCCAGCGAGGAGGCCACGGCCACCTGGTCGCCGGGCTTCCAGTCCAGCCCCTCGGCCACGAGGCCCAGGCCATGGCTGGTGTTGCGCACGAAGGCCACCTCGCCCGGCTCGGCGTTGATGAGGCTGGCGGCCAGCGCTCGCACCCGCTCGCAGTGGGCCTCCCAGCCGCGCTCGTGCTTGATGCCGTGGTAGACGAGGTCGTCCATCCACCCACGCACCGCCTCCGCGGCACGCAGGCTGGTGGGGGCCACCCCGGCGTGGTTGAGGTAGAGCTGCTCCTGGAGCACGGGGAAGAGGGCGCGGTAGGACTCGAGCGAGCGCGACATGACGGCGAGTGTACCCGCCGGTCCACGCCCTGGCGGGCTCCTCGCGGGGGGGGTGGGTCTCGGATGTCCACCCCCTGGCACCCGCCCCCCCCTCCTCCCGCGCGGCGGGCGGATGCGGTATTCGTCGGGGGCTGGCCAGGAGCAGAGGACACCACATGCGCCGAGACGTCGGGGAAGCCGTGAGGAACACGCTGCTGGCGGGGCTCACGTTGCTGGCGGGCTGCGCCGGCACGGTGAAGGCGCCTTATCCGCCCATCCGCGCGGACACCTCTCCGGCGGCGCTGGAGCGCGGGGCCGCCATCTTCCATGCGAGCTGCGAGTCCTGCCACCGCGGCGGTGACGCGGAGACGGCCTCCGGCGCGCCGCTGCGCGAGCTGCCCTCGTACATGGGCAGCTTCCACGCGGCCAATCTCACGGCGCACCCGAAGGCAGGCATCGGCTCCTTGACGGACGAGGAGCTGGCGCGCGCCATCCGCTACGCGGTGAGCCGTGACGGACGGCTGATGGTGATGCCCAGCTATGGAATGGGCGACTCGGACCTGGCGGCGGTGCTGGGGTTCATGCGCTCGGGGCATCCGCTGTTCACGCCGGAGGCGCAGCCCGCGCCGCGCTCGGAGTTCAGCTTCTTTGGCGGCCTGGGCTTCCGGGTGATTACAGGCAACGAGCCCATTGAACGTCCCGTCTCGGGCATCCCCGTGCCGGCCAAGGCGGCGACGCTGGAGTACGGCCGCTACATGGCGCACGACGTGTACGACTGCGCGTCGTGTCACACCGACGGCTTCAGCCCGCGCAAGACGGAGGGCGACGACGTCTACTCCGGCGGAATGGCTTTCATCGACCCGGCGGGGGACAAGGTCCGCTCCAGCAACATCACCTTTCACGAGACGGGCCTCGCCCACTGGACGCTGGAGGACTTCACCCGCGCGGTGAGAGATGGCCTCGCCCCGGATGGCTCCGCGCTGCGCTCGCCCATGCCGCGCTTCCGGGGCATGGACGACGTGGAGGCTCGCGCCCTCTATGACTTCCTGCGCTCCGTGCCCGCGAAGGACAACGAGGTGAAGGGCGCCCGGCCCCGCCTCACCGCCACCTCCGTGCGCCCGACCTGGGTGGCCACGGGAGCCGCGACGGAGACCGCTCCCGAGGCCGGGGCCGACGTCGACCCGGAGACCGCGAGCACCGTGGCGGAGGCCGCGGCCCTGAGCCACCAGGAGCCCTCCGGTGCCGTGGGCACGCAGGCGGCGACGGGCGGCACCGCGTCCACGAGCGCCTCGCCAGCGGAGACGAGCGGCGCGGTGGGGACCTCCTCCACGTCGGCACCGACCGTGCGTGCGGCGCCCCAGCGGAAGCCGCGTCCCGCCGAGCCGAAGGTGGATGCGCCGAAGCTCTTCGTTCAGCTCGGCTGTGCGAGCTGCCACGCGCCGGGAGCCCGCTACCACGACCGGCTCGCGCGAGCGTCCAGCCGGAGCGACGCGGAGCTGGTGCGCTGGGTGCGCAACCCTGAACAGTTCCTCCCGGGCACCCCCATGCCCACCTACGCGGACCTCATCGACGAGCGGACCGCGCGGGCCCTGGTGCGCTGGGTGAAGGCCGGCGGTCCGGCCTCGCTGCCTCCGACGCGCTGAGAGGGTTCCGCGCCCGGCGTGCGCGAAGTCTGGCCATGTCGGGTCCTCGCGACAGGTGTTGAGCAGGCTTCGCACTCGACGTGTGCCCAATCTGGCGGTGTCACGTCCTGCCAGTGCGTGCCGGAGTGATTCGCACCCGGGCGGGTGGGAAATGACAGGCGAAATAGCCAGAGAAACGCCCCCTCGACGTATCCGGTTTGGAAGTTCCTCGTGGGTGCGCCTTTGGTTGCACTCCCGGGGCGCGTGCCACTCCGGTGCTAACCGGCCCCTGCCCCGGGGTGGCACGTGTAACTTCCCTTCGCACGGACTGTCGTGCCGCGCGTGCCCCGAGGTAGCGAGGGCTGCGCCCGGAGCCCGGCTCGCATAGCGTGGGCCCCATGACGGAGTGCCTCCTCAACATCGACCTGGGCGAGCTTCCCGGGGAGGACGAACAGCTCTACACGCTCGCCCACGTGGCCAACATCGCCTGTGGCGGACACGCGGGGGACGACGCGTCCATGCGCCGCGCGCTGGAGCTGTGCGCTCGTCATGGCACCCGCGCCGGCGTGCATCCTTCGTATGAGGACCGCGAGGGCTTCGGCCGCCAGGCCCT is from Pyxidicoccus trucidator and encodes:
- a CDS encoding c-type cytochrome → MRRDVGEAVRNTLLAGLTLLAGCAGTVKAPYPPIRADTSPAALERGAAIFHASCESCHRGGDAETASGAPLRELPSYMGSFHAANLTAHPKAGIGSLTDEELARAIRYAVSRDGRLMVMPSYGMGDSDLAAVLGFMRSGHPLFTPEAQPAPRSEFSFFGGLGFRVITGNEPIERPVSGIPVPAKAATLEYGRYMAHDVYDCASCHTDGFSPRKTEGDDVYSGGMAFIDPAGDKVRSSNITFHETGLAHWTLEDFTRAVRDGLAPDGSALRSPMPRFRGMDDVEARALYDFLRSVPAKDNEVKGARPRLTATSVRPTWVATGAATETAPEAGADVDPETASTVAEAAALSHQEPSGAVGTQAATGGTASTSASPAETSGAVGTSSTSAPTVRAAPQRKPRPAEPKVDAPKLFVQLGCASCHAPGARYHDRLARASSRSDAELVRWVRNPEQFLPGTPMPTYADLIDERTARALVRWVKAGGPASLPPTR
- a CDS encoding aminotransferase class V-fold PLP-dependent enzyme → MSRSLESYRALFPVLQEQLYLNHAGVAPTSLRAAEAVRGWMDDLVYHGIKHERGWEAHCERVRALAASLINAEPGEVAFVRNTSHGLGLVAEGLDWKPGDQVAVASSLEYPSNVYPWLHLKDRGVEVREIESPSGGVTPEAVAAALTPRTRLVALSSVQFATGHRADLDAIGALCERAGVLFCVDGIQSVGCVPVDVKKSRIHFLSADSHKWMLGIAGIGFLYVAKDVLPRLRPVLVGWRSTTDAWNFNRSHFELRPDAGKLEEGSAAYTGIYALGAALELLQEVGVGAIETRIRGLLTRVEEGLRGLGCDVGPSPEHRAGILTFLPPGGEARPLGAWLAERNVALSVRRGRIRLSPHFYNLPEEMDRLVELVRTRLG
- the cysK gene encoding cysteine synthase A gives rise to the protein MKANNILETIGNTPHVRINRLFPARVTVHMKLERANPGGSIKDRIALSMIEDAEKRGILKKDSVIIEPTSGNTGIGLAMVAAVKGYKLVLVMPDSMSIERRRLMAAYGATFELTPRAQGMKGAIARAQELVSQVPNAWMPQQFENEANIEVHRRTTAQEILKDFPDGLDYLITGVGTGGHITACAEELKKVWPKLKVFAVEPVKSPVISGGAPGPHPIQGIGAGFIPKNLHKEALDGAIQVTEEDAFEFTRRSAREEGIFVGISSGAALAAVNQKLGEMSDGSRVLCFCYDTGERYLSIETLFPGQP